A DNA window from Pongo abelii isolate AG06213 chromosome 2, NHGRI_mPonAbe1-v2.0_pri, whole genome shotgun sequence contains the following coding sequences:
- the C2H3orf85 gene encoding uncharacterized protein C3orf85 homolog isoform X2 gives MAYKILQVALCSTLLIGALGAPFLLEDPANQFLRLKRHVNLQDYWDPDHSSDVWGNTLAKQAHETWIALKTTAQYYLDMNTFTFDMSTAQ, from the exons ATGGCCTATAAAATACTTCAAGTAGCCCTGTGTTCAACATTGCTTATCG GAGCATTGGGAGCGCCATTTTTGTTGGAGGACCCTGCAAACCAGTTCCTACGTCTCAAAAGACATGTAAATTTGCAGGATTACTGGGACCCAGATCACAGTTCAGATGTGTGGGGAAACACACTGGCTAAGCAG GCTCATGAAACATGGATTGCTTTGAAAACAACAGCACAGTATTATTTGGATATGAATACCTTCACCTTTGACATGTCTACTGCCCAGTAA